A genome region from Calditrichota bacterium includes the following:
- a CDS encoding BMC domain-containing protein, with the protein MTLDALGLIETKGLVGAIEAADAMVKAAKVQLIGKEKVGGGYVTVMVRGDVGAVKAAVDAGAAAAEKVGELVSVHVIPRPHSDVEMILPKRPNVEVNE; encoded by the coding sequence ATGACGCTCGATGCCCTGGGATTGATCGAAACCAAGGGCCTGGTAGGTGCCATCGAAGCGGCCGATGCGATGGTCAAGGCAGCAAAGGTGCAACTCATCGGCAAGGAGAAGGTGGGGGGCGGCTATGTGACGGTGATGGTCCGCGGCGACGTGGGCGCCGTGAAAGCAGCCGTGGATGCAGGTGCGGCGGCCGCAGAGAAGGTGGGGGAGCTGGTCTCCGTGCATGTCATCCCGCGGCCGCACTCTGATGTGGAGATGATTCTGCCCAAACGCCCCAATGTGGAGGTCAATGAGTAG
- a CDS encoding M3 family oligoendopeptidase: MNLAYWQACVTGEQAFYDQYAEYQLALRQLLSDSAAFAKVKSFKESEAVKDPLLARQLTLLYNQFLANQIPAELLAQIVALSTKVEQGFNTFRPTLDGRPVSSNDIAEILRTSTDSQLRQRAWEASKEVGGKVAADLIQLAKLRNQAARALGFEDYYVMALALAEQDEENLKAIFAELAELTDEPFSRAKREVDSVLAARYGIAPEQLRPWHYQDPFFQEAPRIHELDLDRYYQDRDVVDLARTFYRGIGLEVDSVLARSDLFERQGKNPHAFCTDIDREGDVRVLANVRNDARWMDTMLHELGHAVYDVYIDRRLPYLLREPAHAFTTEGIAELFGRLALNPSWLQNMLQLSDEQRVECEQAMLRSTRLKQLVFARWCQVMVNFERELYRDPDQDLNRLWWDLVERYQLVHRPENRNAPDWAAKIHFSSSPVYYHNYMLGELFASQLHHYLVTSVLRGVDEQGLGYVGQPRIGEFLRQRVFAPGSRYHWDELIQRATGEPLTATYFAQQYAEE, encoded by the coding sequence ATGAACCTGGCGTATTGGCAGGCGTGCGTGACCGGGGAGCAGGCGTTCTACGACCAGTACGCTGAGTACCAGCTTGCCCTGCGACAACTACTGTCCGACAGTGCGGCGTTTGCCAAGGTGAAGTCATTCAAGGAGTCCGAGGCGGTGAAGGACCCTTTGCTGGCCAGGCAACTCACGCTGCTCTACAATCAGTTCTTGGCCAACCAAATCCCCGCCGAGTTGCTGGCGCAGATTGTGGCACTGAGCACAAAGGTTGAGCAAGGGTTTAACACCTTTCGCCCGACGCTGGACGGCAGGCCGGTCAGCTCCAACGATATTGCCGAGATCCTGCGCACTTCGACGGACAGCCAACTTCGGCAGCGGGCATGGGAGGCCAGCAAGGAAGTGGGCGGCAAGGTGGCAGCCGACCTCATTCAATTGGCCAAGCTCCGCAATCAGGCCGCACGTGCCTTGGGGTTTGAAGATTACTACGTCATGGCGCTCGCCCTGGCGGAACAAGACGAAGAAAACCTCAAGGCCATCTTCGCGGAGTTAGCTGAGCTGACCGACGAACCATTCAGCCGCGCCAAGCGGGAGGTGGACTCGGTGCTGGCCGCACGCTATGGCATTGCTCCTGAGCAGCTGCGACCCTGGCACTACCAGGACCCGTTTTTCCAGGAGGCGCCGCGAATCCATGAGTTGGACCTGGACCGCTACTACCAGGACAGGGACGTGGTGGACCTGGCGCGCACCTTCTATCGCGGCATCGGGCTCGAAGTGGACTCGGTCTTGGCCAGGAGCGACCTCTTCGAGAGGCAGGGAAAGAACCCGCATGCTTTCTGCACGGATATTGACCGCGAAGGAGACGTCCGGGTGCTAGCCAATGTGCGCAACGATGCCCGCTGGATGGACACGATGCTGCATGAGCTTGGCCATGCCGTGTACGACGTCTACATCGACAGGCGTCTGCCTTACCTTTTGCGCGAGCCGGCACATGCCTTTACCACCGAGGGGATTGCCGAGTTGTTTGGCCGCTTGGCGCTCAATCCCAGTTGGCTGCAAAACATGCTGCAGTTGAGCGACGAGCAGCGCGTAGAATGTGAGCAGGCAATGCTGCGCAGCACCCGATTGAAGCAGCTCGTCTTTGCACGCTGGTGCCAGGTGATGGTGAACTTTGAGCGAGAGCTCTACCGCGATCCTGACCAAGACTTGAACCGGCTGTGGTGGGACCTGGTGGAGAGGTACCAACTTGTGCACAGGCCGGAGAACCGCAACGCCCCCGATTGGGCAGCCAAGATCCACTTCTCCTCCTCTCCGGTGTACTATCACAACTACATGCTGGGCGAGCTCTTTGCATCGCAACTCCACCACTACCTCGTCACTTCGGTGCTGCGCGGTGTGGACGAACAGGGGTTGGGTTACGTGGGGCAGCCACGCATAGGGGAGTTTTTGCGGCAGCGGGTATTCGCCCCTGGCTCGCGCTACCATTGGGATGAGCTCATCCAACGGGCAACAGGCGAGCCGCTCACCGCGACCTATTTTGCGCAGCAATATGCAGAGGAGTGA
- a CDS encoding manganese efflux pump, which translates to MEFLTVFVIAVGLAMDATAVAVGVGANLHPWRSRSILRLSLHFGLFQFLMPLLGWAIGAVVSSWLERYDHWVAFALLIGVAGHMVHEAKRPPELPKNDPTRGLTLVLLSLATSIDALAVGLSLALLGLPVLYSCAIIGVVAFSLSGIGGLVGHHTHRVFGRSTQLVGAAILVAVALRILVSHLQRGI; encoded by the coding sequence ATGGAGTTCCTCACGGTTTTCGTTATCGCAGTGGGCCTGGCCATGGATGCTACTGCGGTGGCGGTAGGAGTCGGCGCCAACCTCCACCCTTGGCGATCACGGTCGATACTCCGGCTCTCCTTGCATTTTGGCCTATTTCAGTTCCTCATGCCGCTCCTGGGCTGGGCAATTGGCGCAGTGGTCAGTAGCTGGTTGGAGCGGTACGACCACTGGGTGGCCTTCGCGTTGCTCATTGGCGTGGCCGGCCACATGGTGCACGAGGCCAAGCGGCCGCCGGAGCTTCCGAAGAATGATCCCACCCGCGGCCTGACCCTGGTGCTACTCTCTCTTGCTACCAGCATCGACGCCTTGGCGGTGGGGCTATCCTTAGCGCTCTTGGGGCTTCCCGTGCTCTATTCGTGCGCCATCATCGGGGTGGTGGCGTTTTCGCTCAGTGGCATTGGTGGCCTGGTGGGCCATCACACGCACCGGGTGTTTGGCAGGAGCACCCAATTGGTGGGGGCCGCGATCTTGGTGGCCGTGGCGTTGCGCATTCTCGTTTCGCACTTGCAGAGGGGGATATGA
- a CDS encoding Hsp20/alpha crystallin family protein produces MPIARRLAAMGLGEGGDEPGMRTGVVFTKNVSYWVSDLGWSPNTDIFETEQALVIRLEIAGVDREHMEITLRENALTVRGYRHSSPHAQRVYFHQAEISYGPFEKVIVLPERLVAGRIEARYREGFLEITIAKEQDALHEVREVQIED; encoded by the coding sequence ATGCCAATCGCGAGGCGGCTCGCTGCCATGGGCCTTGGCGAGGGAGGCGACGAGCCAGGCATGAGAACGGGGGTCGTGTTCACCAAGAACGTGAGCTACTGGGTCAGCGACCTGGGATGGAGCCCCAACACCGATATCTTCGAGACTGAACAAGCGCTGGTGATCCGCTTGGAGATCGCTGGGGTGGACAGGGAGCACATGGAGATCACCCTCCGGGAGAATGCCCTCACGGTGCGCGGCTACCGGCACAGCAGCCCGCATGCCCAACGAGTGTACTTCCATCAGGCAGAAATCAGCTACGGACCGTTCGAGAAGGTCATTGTCCTGCCGGAACGCCTGGTTGCCGGCAGGATTGAGGCGCGCTACCGCGAGGGATTCCTGGAGATAACCATCGCCAAGGAGCAAGACGCCTTGCACGAAGTACGCGAAGTGCAGATAGAAGACTGA
- the lon gene encoding endopeptidase La, whose amino-acid sequence MTEQGNNNVPESPSKIEIPAELPVLPLRDTVVFPFVATPLIVARRPSVQLIDDVLSGDRLLALVAQRKPELEEPKPEDIYTVGTAAIVLKMLKFPDGSLRVLVQGIERVKVLEYTSSEPYYRARIKVVRESYRPSTKIEALMRNVQIQFQKIVSLVPHLPDELQVVAMNLQDPGRLADLVASNINLSLQEKQEILEHADVERRLERLTVFLTRELEVLELGSKIQSQVQSELGKNQREYFLREQLKAIQQELGIGDERSAEINELRKAIEEAKMPEQAYKEAMRELDRLAKMQPGAAEYTVSRTYIDWLVALPWSVSTQDNLDIEAARRVLDEDHYDLEKVKERILEYLAVRKLKPDSKGPILCFVGPPGVGKTSLGRSIARALGRKFVRMSLGGVRDEAEIRGHRRTYIGALPGRIIQGLKNARANNPVFMLDEVDKIGADFRGDPSSALLEVLDPEQNFSFSDHYLEVPFDLSKVMFITTANVLDTIPPALRDRMEVLELPGYIAEEKLHIAFKYLIPRQIEENGLKPKHITFTRAAVRRIIQEYTREAGVRNLEREIASICRKVAKEVAAHGDTKHIITPDKLQEYLGPAKFYSEVKERTSEPGVATGLAWTPVGGDILFVEATKMRGNNKLTLTGQLGEVMRESAQAALSYVRSRAAQLGISEEVFEKYDIHVHVPQGAIPKDGPSAGVTIATSLVSLLTDRPIRSDIAMTGEITLRGKVLPVGGIKEKVLAARRAGIRHIILPRKNEKDLAEIPEELRKEITFYFVDNMDQVLELALRKNGRLRSRS is encoded by the coding sequence ATGACGGAACAGGGTAACAACAACGTCCCGGAATCGCCGTCCAAGATCGAGATACCTGCAGAGCTGCCGGTCTTGCCGCTGCGCGACACCGTGGTGTTTCCATTCGTCGCCACGCCGCTGATTGTGGCCAGGCGGCCCTCTGTGCAGTTGATCGACGATGTATTGAGTGGCGATCGCCTGCTGGCCCTGGTAGCGCAGCGCAAGCCCGAGCTCGAGGAGCCCAAGCCAGAGGACATCTACACCGTAGGTACGGCTGCCATCGTGCTCAAAATGTTAAAGTTCCCGGACGGCAGCCTGCGGGTGCTCGTGCAGGGCATCGAGCGCGTCAAGGTGCTGGAGTACACTTCCTCTGAGCCCTACTACCGGGCGAGGATCAAGGTGGTCAGGGAGTCGTACCGGCCCAGCACCAAGATCGAAGCGCTGATGCGCAACGTACAGATCCAGTTTCAGAAGATCGTCAGCCTGGTGCCACACCTGCCTGACGAGCTGCAGGTGGTGGCCATGAATCTGCAGGACCCCGGGCGGCTGGCGGACCTGGTGGCCTCCAACATCAACCTGAGCCTGCAGGAGAAACAGGAGATCCTCGAGCACGCCGACGTCGAGCGACGCTTGGAGAGGCTGACCGTCTTTCTCACCCGCGAGTTAGAAGTCTTGGAACTCGGCTCGAAGATCCAGAGCCAGGTGCAGAGCGAACTGGGGAAGAATCAGCGCGAGTACTTCTTGCGCGAACAGCTCAAGGCCATCCAGCAGGAGTTGGGCATCGGCGACGAGCGCTCTGCGGAGATCAACGAGCTCCGCAAGGCGATCGAGGAAGCAAAGATGCCGGAGCAGGCCTACAAGGAGGCCATGCGGGAGCTGGACCGGCTGGCCAAGATGCAGCCAGGCGCCGCCGAATACACCGTCTCGCGCACCTACATCGACTGGCTGGTCGCTCTGCCCTGGTCTGTCTCTACGCAGGACAACCTGGACATCGAGGCCGCGCGCAGAGTGCTGGACGAGGACCACTACGACTTGGAGAAGGTCAAGGAGCGGATTTTGGAATACCTGGCGGTGCGCAAGCTGAAGCCGGATTCCAAAGGGCCGATCCTCTGCTTCGTGGGCCCGCCGGGTGTGGGCAAGACCTCCCTCGGTCGCTCCATTGCCCGTGCGTTGGGGCGCAAGTTCGTGCGCATGTCCTTGGGTGGCGTGCGCGACGAGGCAGAGATCCGCGGCCATCGCCGCACCTACATCGGCGCCCTCCCAGGCCGCATCATCCAGGGATTGAAGAATGCGCGCGCCAATAACCCTGTGTTCATGCTCGACGAGGTGGACAAAATCGGCGCGGACTTTCGCGGCGATCCCTCGTCGGCGCTGTTGGAAGTGCTCGACCCCGAGCAGAACTTTTCCTTCTCCGACCACTACTTGGAGGTGCCCTTCGATCTGTCCAAGGTGATGTTCATCACCACGGCCAACGTCTTGGACACCATTCCGCCAGCCTTGCGCGACCGCATGGAGGTGCTGGAGCTGCCCGGCTACATCGCCGAGGAGAAGTTGCACATCGCCTTCAAGTACCTCATCCCGCGCCAGATCGAGGAGAACGGCCTCAAGCCCAAGCACATTACTTTCACTCGTGCGGCCGTGCGCAGAATTATCCAGGAGTACACGCGAGAGGCGGGCGTGCGCAACCTGGAAAGGGAAATCGCCTCCATCTGCCGCAAGGTAGCCAAGGAGGTCGCGGCACACGGCGACACCAAGCACATCATCACGCCGGACAAGCTGCAAGAGTACCTGGGGCCGGCCAAGTTCTACTCCGAGGTCAAGGAGCGCACCAGCGAGCCAGGTGTGGCCACCGGTCTCGCCTGGACGCCGGTGGGAGGTGACATCCTGTTTGTCGAGGCGACCAAGATGCGCGGCAACAACAAGCTGACCCTCACTGGCCAGCTTGGCGAAGTGATGCGCGAGTCAGCCCAGGCAGCGCTGTCCTACGTGCGTTCCCGCGCTGCGCAGTTGGGCATCAGCGAGGAAGTCTTTGAAAAGTACGACATCCACGTGCACGTCCCCCAGGGAGCCATCCCCAAAGACGGGCCGTCTGCGGGCGTGACCATCGCCACTTCGCTGGTGTCGCTCCTCACAGATCGGCCCATCCGCAGCGACATCGCCATGACCGGGGAGATCACCCTGCGCGGCAAGGTGTTACCAGTCGGGGGCATCAAGGAGAAGGTGCTGGCCGCCCGCCGGGCCGGTATCCGTCACATCATTCTGCCCAGGAAGAACGAGAAGGATTTGGCCGAGATCCCAGAAGAACTGCGCAAGGAAATCACCTTCTACTTCGTCGACAACATGGATCAGGTCTTGGAGTTGGCCCTGCGCAAGAATGGCCGTTTGCGCTCCCGCAGCTAG